The following are encoded in a window of Pantanalinema sp. genomic DNA:
- a CDS encoding DUF561 domain-containing protein: MTRLNRLNQALANRTFVKVIAGIENFDTHHVMGVVAAAEAAGAHAVDIAADAALIRTVKESTSLAVFVSATEPAKLIAAAEAGADVIELGNFDAMYARGEEPTAEQILGWTREVKAAVGDRLPLCVTVSGRLPLDAQLDLATQLQAAGADLIQAEGVMGNVAIVDTHSALAAITSALANASEIAKAVEMPVFVAGGITPANAAFAVGAGACGVGVGRAVSKLATVAEMEAVAKGVVTSLANVRAAAPSLALA, from the coding sequence ATGACCCGCCTGAACCGCCTGAACCAGGCTCTTGCCAACCGCACCTTCGTCAAGGTGATCGCCGGGATTGAGAACTTCGACACCCACCACGTGATGGGCGTGGTCGCCGCCGCCGAGGCCGCTGGCGCCCATGCGGTGGACATCGCCGCCGACGCCGCGCTGATCCGCACCGTCAAGGAGTCGACCTCGCTCGCCGTGTTCGTCTCGGCCACCGAGCCCGCCAAGCTGATCGCCGCCGCCGAGGCCGGCGCCGACGTCATCGAGCTCGGCAACTTCGACGCCATGTACGCCCGCGGCGAGGAGCCCACCGCCGAGCAGATCCTCGGCTGGACCCGCGAGGTCAAGGCCGCCGTCGGCGACCGGCTGCCCCTGTGCGTGACCGTCTCGGGCCGCCTGCCCCTCGACGCCCAGCTCGACCTGGCCACCCAGCTCCAGGCCGCCGGCGCCGACCTGATCCAGGCCGAGGGCGTCATGGGCAACGTCGCGATCGTCGACACCCACAGCGCGCTCGCCGCGATCACCTCGGCCCTGGCCAACGCCAGCGAGATCGCCAAGGCCGTCGAGATGCCCGTGTTCGTCGCGGGCGGCATCACCCCCGCCAACGCGGCCTTCGCCGTCGGCGCCGGCGCCTGCGGCGTGGGCGTCGGCCGTGCGGTCAGCAAGCTTGCGACCGTGGCCGAGATGGAGGCCGTCGCCAAGGGCGTGGTCACCTCGCTGGCCAACGTCCGCGCCGCGGCCCCCAGCCTCGCGCTCGCCTAG